A genomic region of Mobula hypostoma chromosome 16, sMobHyp1.1, whole genome shotgun sequence contains the following coding sequences:
- the LOC134357608 gene encoding trypsin inhibitor ClTI-1-like isoform X1 — protein sequence MENKSRTSLLAQGVRPSTGGAARSMATVAEFLFSDEATEPICEQLRELFQVCPKSYIPVCGTDGITYDNECHLCNAAQKDQAEILIQKFGPCRNQRRRI from the exons atggaaaataagtccaggaccagtctattggctcagggtgtccgaccctccacaggaggagctgcgcgttcgatggccacag TTGCAGAATTCCTATTTTCAGATGAAGCCACTGAG CCAATTTGTGAGCAGCTAAGAGAGTTGTTCCAGGTGTGCCCAAAGAGCTATATACCAGTGTGTGGAACTGATGGCATAACCTACGACAATGAATGTCACCTCTGCAATGCCGCTCA AAAAGACCAAGCTGAAATCTTGATTCAGAAATTTGGACCATGCAGAAATCAACGTCGCAGAATCTGA